TTGCCGTCGTTGATGAGGATCTGGTCGCCGCGCGAGACGTCGCCCGGCAGGCCCTTGTACGTCGTGCCGCAGATCGTCTTGTCGCCGGGGACGTCCTCGGTGGTGATGGTGAACTCGTCACCGCGCACCAGCTCGACCGGACCCTCGGCGAAGGTCTCGAGGCGGATCTTCGGGCCCTGGAGGTCGGCGAGGACACCGATGGCCCGGCCGGTCTCCTTGGCGGCGGCCCGGACCCGGTCGTAGCGGCCCTGGTGCTCGGCGTGGGAGCCGTGGCTGAAGTTGAAGCGGGCCACGTTCATGCCGGCCTCGATCAGCGACACGAGCATTTCGTGGGAGTCGACCGCGGGGCCGAGAGTACAGACGATTTTCGAACGGCGCATGGGGCGATCCTATCGGTTTGTTTCGCTACGGAATATTCCGTCTGGTGGAAGATACAAATGAGAGGGGTTGTGCTCAGTTGCTTTCCTGCTCAGTTTGTCTTTTTCACCAGTGCGTAGGTCTGTGTGGCGATCTCCAGTTCCTCGTCCGTCGGCACCACGGCGACCGCCACCCGCGCGCCGGCGGGCGAGATCAGCCGCGGCTCGTCACCGCGTACCGCGTTCAGCTCGTCGTCCACCGCCAGGCCCAGGGAACCCAGGCCCGCCACGGCCGCCTCCCGCACCGGTGCCGCGTTCTCCCCGACCCCGGCGGTGAACGCGACCGCGTCCACGTGCCCGAGTACGGCGTAATAGGCGCCGATGTACTTCTTCAGCCGGTGAATGTAGATGTCGAAGGCGAGCTTCGCCCCCTCGTCACCCTCGTCGATCCGGCGTCGGATCTCCCGCATGTCGTTGTCACCGCACAGCCCGATGAGCCCGCTCTTCTTGTTGAGAAGAGTGTCGATTTCATCGATGGACATTCCACCAACCCGCGCCAAATGGAAGATGACGGCCGGATCGGTGTCCCCGGAGCGCGTACCCATCACGAGCCCCTCCAAGGGCGTCAGCCCCATCGAGGTGTCCACGCACCGGCCCTTCTCGACGGCCGAGGCGGATGCCCCGTTGCCGAGGTGCAGCACGATGACATTCACCTCTTCGGGTGCCTTGCCCAGCAGCTTCGCCGTCGCCCGGGAGACGTACGCGTGCGAGGTCCCGTGAAAGCCGTAGCGCCGCACCCGGTGCGCGTCGGCGGTCTCGACGTCGATCGCGTAGCGGGCCGCCGCCTCCGGCATCGTCGTGTGGAACGCGGTGTCGAAGACGGCGACCTGGGGCAGGTCGGGGCGCAGGGCCGTCGCGGTGCGGATGCCGGTGAGGTTGGCCGGGTTGTGCAGCGGGGCGACCGGGATCAGCCGCTCGATCTCGGCGAGGACGGCGTCGTCGATCACGGTCGGCTCGCTGAAGCGCTTGCCGCCGTGCACGACCCGGTGCCCGATGGCGGCGAGTTCGGGGGAGTCGAGACCGAGCCCGTCCTTCGCGAGCTCCTCCGCCACGGCCTTCAGAGCGGCGTCGTGGTCGGCGATCGGCCCGGTCCACTCACGGCTCTCGCCGCCGGTCGCGAGGGGCGTGTGCTTGAGCCGGGAGGACTGCTCACCGATCCGCTCGACGAGCCCGTTCGCCAGCCGGCTGCTGTCCCGCATGTCGAGCAGCTGGTACTTCACCGACGAGGAGCCGGAGTTGAGGACGAGGACACGCGTTGCTGTCACTGCTGGGAAGCCTTCTCGTTCGGGGTCTGGGCCTGGATCGCCGTGATGGCGACGGTGTTGACGATGTCCTGGACCAGAGCGCCCCGGGACAGGTCGTTGACCGGCTTGCGCAGGCCCTGGAGCACCGGCCCGACCGCGATCGCGCCGGCCGAACGCTGCACGGCCTTGTAGGTGTTGTTGCCGGTGTTGAGGTCCGGGAAGATCAACACGCTTGCCTGCCCGGCGACTTCGGAGCCCGGCAGCTTGGTCGCGGCGACGGTCGGCTCCACGGCGGCGTCGTACTGGATCGGCCCCTCGATCCTCAGGTCGGGGCGCCGCTCGCGGACGAGCTTCGTCGCCTCCCGCACCTTGTCGACGTCGGCGCCCGAGCCGGACGTACCGGTGGAGTACGACAGCATCGCGATCCGCGGCTCCACCCCGAACTGGGCGGCGGTCGCGGCCGCCTGGATGGCGATGTCGGCGAGCTGCTCGGCGTTCGGGTCGGGGTTCACGGCGCAGTCGCCGTAGACGAGGACCTTGTCGGCGAGGCACATGAAGAAGACGGACGAGACGATGTCGGCGTCCGGCTTGGTCTTGATGATCTCGAAGGCGGGCCGGATGGTGGCGGCCGTGGAGTGCACCGACCCGGAGACCATGCCGTCGGCGAGGCCCTCCTGGACCATGAGCGTCCCGAAGTAGTTCACGTCCGAGACGACGTCGTACGCCAGCTCCACCGTGACGCCCTTGTGGGCCCGCAACCGGGCGTACTTCTCGGCGAAGGAGTCGCGCAGCTCGGAGGTGGCCGGGTCGATCAGCGTGCAGTCGCCGAGGTCGATGCCGAGGTCGGCGGCCTTCTTGCGGATCTGGTCGACGGGCCCGAGGAGCGTGAGGTCGCAGACGCCCCGGCGCAGCAGCACCTCGGCCGCGTGCAGCACGCGCTCCTCGGTCCCCTCCGGAAGGACGACCCGGCGCTTGTCGACGCGGGCCTGCTCCAGGAGCTTGTGCTCGAACATCATCGGCGTGAGGCGGTCGGTGCTCGGTGCGGAGACGCGGCTGAGCAGATCGCTCGTGTCCACGTGCCGCTCGAACAGCCCCAGCGCGGTCTCGGCCTTGCGCGGGGTGGCCGCGTTCAGCTTGCCCTCGAGGGAGAACAACTGCTCGGCCGTGGGGAAGCTGTTACCGGGCACGGATACGACGGGCGTGCCGGGGGCCAGGCGGGCGGCGAGGGTGAGGATCTCGTCGCTCGGCACCTCGTCGAGGGTGAGCAGCAGGCCGGCTATCGGCGGGGTGCCGGCGCTGTGCGCGGCCAGCGAGCCGATGACCAGGTCGGCCCGGTCTCCCGGCGTGACGACCAGGCAGCCCGGGGTCAGCGCGTTGAGGAAGTTCGGCAGCATCGCCCCGCCGAAGACGAAGTCGAGCGCGTCACGGGCCAGCCCGGAGTCGTCGCCGAGCAGCACCCTCGCGCCCAGCGCGTGGCTGATCTGCGCGACGGTCGGCGCGGAGAGGGCGGGCTCGTCGGGCAGCACGTAACAGGGCACGGGCAGCCGGGTCGCGAGCCGGGCGGCGATCTCCTCCCGGTCGTCCGGGGCCACCCGGTTGGTCACCATGGCGAGGACGTCGCAGCCGAGAACCTCGTACGCCCGGTAGGCGTTGCGGGTCTCCGCGAACACGGACTCCACCGGCTGCTTGCGGCCGCCGACGACCGGGATCACGGACGCGCCGAACTCGTTCGCGAGGCGCGCGTTGAGGGCGAGTTCGTCCGGGAACTGGGTGTCGGCGTAGTCCGTTCCCAGGACGAGGACGACGTCGTAGGCGCGGGCGACGCGATGGAACCGCTCGACGAGGGTGGAGACCAGCTCGTCCGTCCCCTGCTCCGCCTGGAGGGCGGACGCCTCGTGGTAGTCCATGCCGTAGACGGTGGCCGGATCCTGCGCCAGCCGGTAGCGCGCACGCAGCAGCTCGAAGAGCCGGTCGGGCCCGTCGTGGACGAGGGGACGGAACACGCCCACCCGGTCGACCTGCCGGGTCAGGAGCTCCATGACTCCCAGCTCGACGACCTGACGGCCGTCGCCGCGATCGATTCCGGTCACGTACACGCTGCGGGTCACGCCAGCTCTCCGTCTCTGTACAGGGGCACGAGGGCACGGGGCACAAAAATCGCCCACCTAGGTGAGCAGATCCCTCTTGACAATACCTCTGGCCGTAGTTAAGGCGCCCGTCAAGAGACAGCCCGCTCGGCGGCGTGAAACAATCGAACCTGGCTCACCGGTACCAACAGCGAGCAGGAGACACAGCACGATGCGCATCGGAGTTCTCACCGCAGGTGGCGACTGCCCCGGCCTGAACGCAGTGATCCGGTCGGTCGTGCACCGCGCCGTCGACAACTACGGCGACGAGGTGATCGGCTTCGAGGACGGCTACGCGGGTCTGCTGGACGGCCGTTACCGAAGCCTCGACCTCAACGCGGTGAGCGGCATCCTGGCCCGCGGCGGCACCATTCTCGGCTCGTCCCGCCTGGAGCGCGACCGGCTGCGCGAGGCCTGCGAGAGCGCCTCCGACATGATCCACGACTTCGGCATCGACGCGCTGATCCCGATCGGCGGCGAGGGCACGCTGACGGCGGCGCGGATGCTGTCGGACGCCGGCCTGCCGGTGGTGGGCGTCCCGAAGACGATCGACAACGACATCTCGTCGACGGACCGCACCTTCGGCTTCGACACGGCGGTGGGCGTCGCGACGGAGGCGATGGACCGCCTCAAGACCACGGCGGAGTCCCACCAGCGGGTGATGGTGGTCGAGGTCATGGGCCGCCACGCGGGCTGGATCGCGCTGGAGTCCGGGATGGCCGCCGGCGCGCACGGGATCTGTCTGCCGGAGCGGCCCTTCGACCCCACCGACCTGGTGAAGATGGTCGAGGAGCGGTTCGCGCGCGGCAAGAAGTTCGCGGTGATCTGCGTCGCGGAAGGCGCGCACCCGGCCGACGGCACCATGGACTACAGCAAGGGCGCGATCGACCAGTTCGGTCACGAGCGCTTCCAGGGCATCGGCACGGCGCTGGCCTACGAGCTGGAGAAGCGGCTCGGCAAGGAGGCCCGACCGGTGATTCTCGGCCACGTCCAGCGTGGCGGTGTCCCGACGGCGTACGACCGTGTCCTCGCGACCCGCTTCGGCTGGCACGCGGTGGAGGCGGCGCACCGGGGCCAGTTCGGGCGGATGACCGCGCTGCGCGGGACGGACGTGGTGATGGTGCCGCTGGCGGAGGCGGTGACCGAGCTGAAGACGGTGCCGAAGGACCGGATCGTCGAGGCGGAGTCGGTCTTCTAGGGCGGACCCCGGGGCGCTTGCCTCGCGGACGGCCCTAGGCGGTCCGGTTCTCGAGGCTCGTCCAGAAGGTGTCGACGATCCGGTCGAGGAAGTCCCGGCCGGCGTCGCTCGCCTCCCCGGCCGCGCTGCCGCCGCCCCAGCTCAGTGTGGCGACCATCTGCCCCTGGTAGTCCTGGTGCAGCTCCTGGAGGGCCTCCTCCAGGAGACGCCGGTCCAGGGGCACGATCCTGCCCACGGGCCTGACGTACGCCTGCCAGCGGGTGCGGGCGGCGGTGCGCAGCAGGTCCGCCAGCTTGGCCTCCAGGCCGGTGACGGTGACCAGGTCGGGCAGCGAGAGGTCGAGCAGCTCGGCGAGGGCGGCGGACTGCCGGTCCGTGCCGCGCCACTGCCCGCTCTCCTCCATCCGCGTGTACGCCAGGAACTCGTGCCCCACGGCCCGGGCGACGTCCTCGGGGGCGAAGCCCTGGGCGACGCGGTGTTCGCGCAGGGTGCGCGGCCTGCCGATCAGCTCACCCGGGGAACACCACAACACGCCCGCGAGAGCGGTGAGTTCGGGATGCGTGGGGGTGAGTGCCCCGCGCTCCCAGCTGATGACGAGATCGGGGGTGGCGTGCGGCAGGGCGTAGGAGGCGCGCAGTCCGTGGGCGACGTGGTCCGGGGTCATGCCGAGCGCCGCGCGGAGCCTGCGGGCGGCGGGGGCGTTGAAGGGGGGACCTGGCTGACGGGTGTGGGCTGGAGGTCTGGGCACGGGGGACAAGGTAGGGGGGCGGAAGGCGCGGTGACTACAGGGTGTTTGGACATGGTCACCAGTTGTAGGAACCTACGGTGGTGACCGGTCGGTCAGTTGTGCCGCGTGATCTTTCCGACGACCGGCCCGTAGTAGGTGCCGCCCTGGAAGTTGATGGTGTCGCCGCCTGAGCCTGAGCCTGAGCCTGAGCCTGCTCCTGCTCCTGCTCCTGAGCCGGGTCGGGGCTCCTCCTGGGTGCCGGAGGTGCTCCGTGGGCGGGGGGCGTGCTTGCGCAGGACCGCCACCGCGACCTTGGCCGCCTGCCCCGCCGCCAGCTCCTGCGAACCCTCCGCGTCGGCCGCGCCCTTCCCGGCGTCGGCGAGGTCGCTGATGCCCCGGATGACGAGGGCGTCCAGCCGGCCGCCGAGGTGCGCCGCGTGGGACGCCCCCGAGCCCTCCATCTCGATGGCGTACGCGTCGTTGTACGTCCGTCGGATGTGATCCCGCACCGCGGACCGCTCGTCGGCCAGCACGACGTCCCCGCAGGCGATCGGCTTGCGGTGGGCCCGCACCCCGTCCAGGTCCCGCAGCGCCGAGCGGGCCGCCTGGACCAGGCGGTGCGAGCCGTGCCAGGACTCGGGGCGGGCCAGGAAACCCTCGGGGGTCTGCTTGCCGCCGTGGACGGCGTAGACCTTGGTGCCGACGACTACGTCACCGAGCCGCAGGTCGTCCTTGAGGCCGCCCGCGACCCCCACGAAGAGCAGGCACTCGGGGGTGAGTTCGGAGACGATACGGGTGGTGAGCGCCGCCGTGGTCAGGGCGCCCTCGCCGAGCTCGGCGAGCGCCACCGTCCAGCCCGTGCCGGAGAGCCGGCCCTGTTCGAGACGGGTTCCGTCGTCGAGGACGACTTCGTCGAGGGATTCCAGGAGTGCGCGCACGGCGTCGTACTCGACGGGAAGCGCGGTGAGGACCACGGCGATGGGTTCGGTCTCGGGCACACCCTTAAGGTACTGCCAGGATCATCGGGGGAGGGGGCGGTCACCATGGCCGAACAGGACGTCAGCGCCGGTCAGTTGCTGCTCGCCGAGTACCAGAGTGTCAAGGACGAGCAGAAGGCGCGGATCGGGTTCCGGGACAACCTGCTGTACGTGACCCTGGCGGTGGTGGCGGCGGTGATCGCCGCGGCGGCCCAGGCCGAACAGGCGTCGATGTTGCTGGCGTTGCCGCCGGTGTGCGTGGTGCTGGGGTGGACCTACCTGGTCAACGACGAGAAGATCTCGGCCGTCGGGCGGTATGTACGGCAGGAGTTGGGGCCGAGGCTCGCCGAACTGGCCGGGACCGAGGCGGCCTTCCGGTGGGAGACCTACCACCGGGGCGGCCCCGGGCGGACCTCCCGGAAGGTCGTGCAGTGCGTGGTCGATCTGCTGGCGTTCTGTGTCGTGCCGACGGCCGCGCTGGTCGTGTACTGGGGCGGGGGACAGGTGTCGGCGGGGCTGCTGGTGCTGTCCCTGGCCGAGGCGGGAGCGGTGGCGGGGCTGGGGGTCTTCGTCGTGCGGTACGCGCTGCCGTTCGGGGGCGGTGGTGAGTGAGGGCGGCGGCGGTGAGCGGTGAGCGATGCCGGTGGCGGTGAGCGAGGTGGTGGCGGTGAAGTGAGGGGGGCGGTGGGTGAGTGTGGTGGCAGTGAGTGACGGCGGCCGCGGTGGGTCAGGTGGCGGCGGCGGGTCAGGTGGCGGCGGCGGGTCAGGGGGGCGGCGGTGGGAGATGGCCCTGGCGGTGGGTGAGTGTGGTGGCAGTGAGTGACGGCGGCCGCGGTGGGTCAGGTGGCGGCGGCGGGTCAGGGTGGTGATGGTGGTGGTGGGTGGTCAGGGGGGTGCGGCGGTCACTTGCCGCGGGTCGTGCGCACCCAGCGGTAGACCAGTTCCGGCCTCCCCACCTGCCCGTACAGCGGCTTTCGCTCGGCTCTTCCCGCCTCCACCAGATGCTCCAGATACCGCCGGGCCGTGATGCGTGAGATGCCCACCGACTCGGCGACCCCCGCCGCGGTCAGCCCCTGCTCCGCCTCCCGTACGGTCTCCGTCACCCGCTCCAGCGTGGGCGCGCTCAGCCCCTTGGGCAGCGCGGCCGGCCCCGGCGCGCGCAGGGCCGCCAGCGCCCGGTCCACCTCGTCCTGACCGCTCGCCTCGCCCGCGGCCCCCCGGAACTCGGCGTACCGCACCAGCCGGTCCCGAAGCGTGGCGAAGGTGAAGGGCTTCAGCACGTACTGCACGACGCCGAGCGAGACGCCCTCCCGCACCACCGTCAGGTCCCGCGCCGACGTCACCGCTATCACATCCGCGTGATACCCCGCCGCCCGCAGCGAGCGGGCCAGCTGGAGCCCGTGCGCGTCGGGCAGGTGCAGGTCCAGCAGCAGCAGGTCGACCGGCGTGCGGTCCAGCAGACGCCGGGCCTCCGCGCCGGTGTGCGCCTTGCCCACCGCGACGAATCCCGGCACCCGGCCCACGTACATCACATGGGCGTCCGCGGCGACCGGATCGTCCTCCACGACCAGCACTCTGATCGGCTCTTCGCTCGTCATCCCTTGCCTCCAGACCCCGACACGGAGCCGGTGGTACCGGACGCGGCGGCACCGGAGGCCGTCGTCGTCGGCAACGGCAGGCGCACCAGGAACTCCGCTCCGCCGCCCGCGGCCTCCGCCACCGACAGCGTCCCCTCGTGCCGCTGTACCGCCTGCCGGACCAGCGCCAGCCCGAGGCCCCGCCCGCCCGGCCCGGCCGGCTTCGTCGAGAAGCCGCGTTCGAAGACCAGGGAGGCGTGTGCGGGATCCACTCCCGCTCCCGTGTCCGCCACCCGCAGCAGCAGCTCGGCGCCCTCCGTGGCGGCGGTGACCGTCACCTGCGCCCGGGTGCTCCCCTGGGCCGCGTCCACCGCGTTGTCGATGAGGTTGCCCAGGATCGTCACCAGGTCCCTGGCGGGGAGCGACTCCGGCAGCAGGCCGTCGTCCAGGGTGCTCTCCTGCGACACCACCAGCTCCACGCCCCGCTCGTTCGCCTGGGCCGTCTTGCCCAGCAGCAGGGCCGCCAGGACCGGCTCGCTGACCGCCGCGACCACCTGGTCCGTCAGCGCCTGGGCCAGTTCCAGTTCCGCGGTCGCGAAGTCCACCGCCTCCTCCGCCCGGCCCAGCTCGATCAGCGACACCACGGTGTGCAGCCGGTTCGCCGCCTCGTGGGCCTGTGAGCGCAGCGCCTGCGTGAAGCCGCGCTCGGAGTCCAGCTCGCCCATCACGGACTGGAGCTCGGTCACATCGCGCAGGGTGACCACGGTGCCCCGGCGCTCGCCGCCCGACACCGGGGAGGTGTTCACCACGAGCACCCGGTCCGCCGTCAGATACACCTCGTCCACCCGGGGCTCCGAGGAGAGCAGCGCACCCGTCAGCGGGGCCGGCAGACCCAGTTCCGCCACGGACATGCCCACCACCTCCCCCGAGACGCCCAGCAGCTCCCGGCCCCCGTCGTTGATCAGCGCCACCTTGTACTGTCCGTCCAGCATCAGCAACCCCTCCCGCACCGCGTGCAGCGCGGCCTGGTGGTAGTCGTGCATATGGCTCAGCTCGGCCGCGTTCATGCCATGGGTGTGGCGGCGCAGGGAGGCGTTGATGACGTACGTGCCGATCGCGCCGAGGGCGAGCGCGCCGACGGCCACCGCGAACAGGGCCGTCACCTGGTCCTGCACCCGCTTGCTGATCGACTCGACCTTGATCCCCGCGCTGACCAGGCCGATGATCGTGCCGTCGTCCTCGATCGGGGTGACCGCGCGGACGGACGCGCCGAGGGTGCCGGTGTAGGTCTCGGTGAAGGTGTCGCCCTTCAGGGCCTTCGCCGTGTTGCCGCGGAAGCGCTGGCCGATCTGGGTCTTGTCCGGGTGGGTCCAGCGGATGCCCTCCGGGTTCATGATCGTGACGAAGTCGACCTCCGTGTCCTTCATGACCCGCAGGGCGTACGGCTGGAGCTCGGCGGTGGGCTTCGCGGTCCGGATCGCCGCCCGTACGGAGGGTGAGTCGGCGACCGAGCGGGCCACGGCCGTGGCCTGGCGGCCCGCCGCCTCCTCGGCCTGGTTGCGGTCGCTGACGTACGTGAACAGCGCGTATCCCGCGACGAGCACCGCTATCAGCACCGCCTGCATGGCGAAGAGCTGGCCGGCCAGGCTGCGGGGTCTCGGCAGAGCGGGTATGCGCATGTCGTCAGTGTGCCCCCGGCGTTAAGTGTGAACTAAATGAACGGAAGGGTGACCGCCCTCACAGGGCGGGAGATAGTCACGGCAATCCCCCATAAACCCCGGACGTGAGCCGCACGCCGGTGATGCCGACGAAGACGTCAAGGAGGGCAGCCGTGGCCGCCAGCAGCACCCCCGACAAGGCACCTGCCGCACCCGCGGTCAAGCGGGACCGCACCCACTACCTGTACATCGCGGTGATCGTCGCGGTCGCCATCGGCATCGCCGTGGGGCTCGCCGCCCCCGACTTCGCCGTCGAGCTGAAGCCCATCGGGACCGGCTTCGTCAACCTGATCAAGATGATGATCTCGCCGATCATCTTCTGCACGATCGTGCTGGGCATCGGGTCCGTACGGAAGGCCGCCAAGGTCGGCGCCGTCGGCGGTATCGCCCTCGGCTACTTCATGGTCATGTCGCTGGTCGCCCTGGGTATCGGCCTCGTCGTCGGCAACATCCTGGAGCCGGGCACGGGCCTCGCCATCACGGACGCCGTGAAGGAGACCGGGCAGGCGCAGGTCTCGCCGGAGGCCAAGGACACCACCGAGTTCCTGCTCGGCATCATCCCCACCACGATCGTCTCCGCCTTCACCGAGGGCGAGGTCCTCCAGACCCTCCTCATCGCCCTGCTCTGCGGCTTCGCGCTCCAGGCCATGGGCAAGGCCGGCCAGCCGGTGCTGCGCGGTGTCGAGCACATCCAGCGCCTCGTCTTCCGCGTCCTCGCGATGGTGATGTGGGCCGCCCCGATCGGTGCCTTCGGCGCCATGGCCGCGGTCGTCGGCTCGTCGGGCGTGGACGCGCTCAAGAGCCTCGCCGTGCTGATGCTCGGCTTCTACGCCACCTGTTTCCTCTTCGTCTTCATCGTGCTCGGCGCGCTGCTGAAGATCGTCTCGGGTCTGAACATCCTCTCCCTGTTCAAGTACCTGGCCCGGGAGTTCCTGCTGATCCTGTCCACCTCCTCCTCCGAGTCCGCGCTGCCGCGGCTCATCGCGAAGATGGAGCACCTGGGTGTCAGCAAGCCCGTCGTCGGCATCACCGTCCCGACCGGCTACTCCTTCAACCTCGACGGCACCATGATCTACATGACCATGGCGTCCCTGTTCA
The sequence above is a segment of the Streptomyces asoensis genome. Coding sequences within it:
- a CDS encoding 5'-methylthioadenosine/S-adenosylhomocysteine nucleosidase, giving the protein MPETEPIAVVLTALPVEYDAVRALLESLDEVVLDDGTRLEQGRLSGTGWTVALAELGEGALTTAALTTRIVSELTPECLLFVGVAGGLKDDLRLGDVVVGTKVYAVHGGKQTPEGFLARPESWHGSHRLVQAARSALRDLDGVRAHRKPIACGDVVLADERSAVRDHIRRTYNDAYAIEMEGSGASHAAHLGGRLDALVIRGISDLADAGKGAADAEGSQELAAGQAAKVAVAVLRKHAPRPRSTSGTQEEPRPGSGAGAGAGSGSGSGSGGDTINFQGGTYYGPVVGKITRHN
- the pta gene encoding phosphate acetyltransferase; protein product: MTRSVYVTGIDRGDGRQVVELGVMELLTRQVDRVGVFRPLVHDGPDRLFELLRARYRLAQDPATVYGMDYHEASALQAEQGTDELVSTLVERFHRVARAYDVVLVLGTDYADTQFPDELALNARLANEFGASVIPVVGGRKQPVESVFAETRNAYRAYEVLGCDVLAMVTNRVAPDDREEIAARLATRLPVPCYVLPDEPALSAPTVAQISHALGARVLLGDDSGLARDALDFVFGGAMLPNFLNALTPGCLVVTPGDRADLVIGSLAAHSAGTPPIAGLLLTLDEVPSDEILTLAARLAPGTPVVSVPGNSFPTAEQLFSLEGKLNAATPRKAETALGLFERHVDTSDLLSRVSAPSTDRLTPMMFEHKLLEQARVDKRRVVLPEGTEERVLHAAEVLLRRGVCDLTLLGPVDQIRKKAADLGIDLGDCTLIDPATSELRDSFAEKYARLRAHKGVTVELAYDVVSDVNYFGTLMVQEGLADGMVSGSVHSTAATIRPAFEIIKTKPDADIVSSVFFMCLADKVLVYGDCAVNPDPNAEQLADIAIQAAATAAQFGVEPRIAMLSYSTGTSGSGADVDKVREATKLVRERRPDLRIEGPIQYDAAVEPTVAATKLPGSEVAGQASVLIFPDLNTGNNTYKAVQRSAGAIAVGPVLQGLRKPVNDLSRGALVQDIVNTVAITAIQAQTPNEKASQQ
- a CDS encoding response regulator; the protein is MTSEEPIRVLVVEDDPVAADAHVMYVGRVPGFVAVGKAHTGAEARRLLDRTPVDLLLLDLHLPDAHGLQLARSLRAAGYHADVIAVTSARDLTVVREGVSLGVVQYVLKPFTFATLRDRLVRYAEFRGAAGEASGQDEVDRALAALRAPGPAALPKGLSAPTLERVTETVREAEQGLTAAGVAESVGISRITARRYLEHLVEAGRAERKPLYGQVGRPELVYRWVRTTRGK
- a CDS encoding XRE family transcriptional regulator, whose protein sequence is MSPVPRPPAHTRQPGPPFNAPAARRLRAALGMTPDHVAHGLRASYALPHATPDLVISWERGALTPTHPELTALAGVLWCSPGELIGRPRTLREHRVAQGFAPEDVARAVGHEFLAYTRMEESGQWRGTDRQSAALAELLDLSLPDLVTVTGLEAKLADLLRTAARTRWQAYVRPVGRIVPLDRRLLEEALQELHQDYQGQMVATLSWGGGSAAGEASDAGRDFLDRIVDTFWTSLENRTA
- a CDS encoding acetate kinase, which encodes MTATRVLVLNSGSSSVKYQLLDMRDSSRLANGLVERIGEQSSRLKHTPLATGGESREWTGPIADHDAALKAVAEELAKDGLGLDSPELAAIGHRVVHGGKRFSEPTVIDDAVLAEIERLIPVAPLHNPANLTGIRTATALRPDLPQVAVFDTAFHTTMPEAAARYAIDVETADAHRVRRYGFHGTSHAYVSRATAKLLGKAPEEVNVIVLHLGNGASASAVEKGRCVDTSMGLTPLEGLVMGTRSGDTDPAVIFHLARVGGMSIDEIDTLLNKKSGLIGLCGDNDMREIRRRIDEGDEGAKLAFDIYIHRLKKYIGAYYAVLGHVDAVAFTAGVGENAAPVREAAVAGLGSLGLAVDDELNAVRGDEPRLISPAGARVAVAVVPTDEELEIATQTYALVKKTN
- a CDS encoding ATP-dependent 6-phosphofructokinase; the encoded protein is MRIGVLTAGGDCPGLNAVIRSVVHRAVDNYGDEVIGFEDGYAGLLDGRYRSLDLNAVSGILARGGTILGSSRLERDRLREACESASDMIHDFGIDALIPIGGEGTLTAARMLSDAGLPVVGVPKTIDNDISSTDRTFGFDTAVGVATEAMDRLKTTAESHQRVMVVEVMGRHAGWIALESGMAAGAHGICLPERPFDPTDLVKMVEERFARGKKFAVICVAEGAHPADGTMDYSKGAIDQFGHERFQGIGTALAYELEKRLGKEARPVILGHVQRGGVPTAYDRVLATRFGWHAVEAAHRGQFGRMTALRGTDVVMVPLAEAVTELKTVPKDRIVEAESVF
- a CDS encoding ATP-binding protein, with product MRIPALPRPRSLAGQLFAMQAVLIAVLVAGYALFTYVSDRNQAEEAAGRQATAVARSVADSPSVRAAIRTAKPTAELQPYALRVMKDTEVDFVTIMNPEGIRWTHPDKTQIGQRFRGNTAKALKGDTFTETYTGTLGASVRAVTPIEDDGTIIGLVSAGIKVESISKRVQDQVTALFAVAVGALALGAIGTYVINASLRRHTHGMNAAELSHMHDYHQAALHAVREGLLMLDGQYKVALINDGGRELLGVSGEVVGMSVAELGLPAPLTGALLSSEPRVDEVYLTADRVLVVNTSPVSGGERRGTVVTLRDVTELQSVMGELDSERGFTQALRSQAHEAANRLHTVVSLIELGRAEEAVDFATAELELAQALTDQVVAAVSEPVLAALLLGKTAQANERGVELVVSQESTLDDGLLPESLPARDLVTILGNLIDNAVDAAQGSTRAQVTVTAATEGAELLLRVADTGAGVDPAHASLVFERGFSTKPAGPGGRGLGLALVRQAVQRHEGTLSVAEAAGGGAEFLVRLPLPTTTASGAAASGTTGSVSGSGGKG
- a CDS encoding cation:dicarboxylate symporter family transporter, with product MPTKTSRRAAVAASSTPDKAPAAPAVKRDRTHYLYIAVIVAVAIGIAVGLAAPDFAVELKPIGTGFVNLIKMMISPIIFCTIVLGIGSVRKAAKVGAVGGIALGYFMVMSLVALGIGLVVGNILEPGTGLAITDAVKETGQAQVSPEAKDTTEFLLGIIPTTIVSAFTEGEVLQTLLIALLCGFALQAMGKAGQPVLRGVEHIQRLVFRVLAMVMWAAPIGAFGAMAAVVGSSGVDALKSLAVLMLGFYATCFLFVFIVLGALLKIVSGLNILSLFKYLAREFLLILSTSSSESALPRLIAKMEHLGVSKPVVGITVPTGYSFNLDGTMIYMTMASLFIADAMGTPMSLGEQIPLLLFLFVASKGAAGVTGAGMATLAGGLQSHKPALVDGIGLIVGIDRFMSEARALTNFAGNAVATVLIGTWTKEIDKERVELVLAGGLPFDEKTLLDDDDADGVETAPADVPEQREGGEKELAKA